In one Verrucomicrobiota bacterium JB022 genomic region, the following are encoded:
- a CDS encoding ion transporter, with amino-acid sequence MDRSPQSLRERTRIIIFESDTPAGKAFDVLLIFSILASVAAVMAVSVEPWRAQYGPVLRAAEWAFTVLFTVEYLLRLWSAPSARRYQRSFFGVVDLLSILPTYLSLLLPGAEYILMLRLLRTLRIFRVLKLLAYIQGSNVILTALRASRYKITVFILTVAVLVTLMGSLMYIVEGGQNGFTSIPTSIYWAIVTLTTVGYGDISPQTPLGQFLASAIMLTGYAIIAVPTGIVTAELARAPREELTRPGRRCPRCGSPDQRPSARYCDQCGEDL; translated from the coding sequence ATGGATCGCTCGCCTCAGTCTCTGCGTGAACGCACGCGCATCATTATCTTCGAATCGGACACCCCGGCGGGCAAGGCCTTCGACGTGCTGCTGATCTTCTCGATCCTCGCCAGCGTGGCGGCCGTCATGGCCGTGAGCGTTGAGCCTTGGCGTGCCCAATATGGGCCGGTGCTGCGCGCCGCCGAGTGGGCCTTTACGGTGCTTTTTACCGTCGAATACCTGCTGCGCCTCTGGTCGGCCCCCTCGGCCCGTCGCTACCAGCGCAGCTTTTTCGGCGTGGTCGACCTGCTCTCGATCCTGCCCACCTACCTCAGCCTGCTACTGCCAGGGGCCGAATACATCCTGATGCTGCGGCTGTTGCGGACTTTGCGCATCTTCCGCGTGCTCAAGCTGCTCGCCTACATCCAGGGCTCCAACGTCATCCTCACCGCGCTGCGGGCCAGCCGCTACAAGATCACCGTCTTCATCCTTACCGTCGCCGTGCTCGTGACGCTGATGGGCTCGCTCATGTATATCGTGGAGGGCGGCCAGAACGGCTTTACCAGTATCCCCACGAGCATCTACTGGGCAATCGTCACCCTCACGACAGTCGGCTACGGCGACATCTCGCCCCAGACGCCCCTCGGCCAATTTCTCGCCAGCGCCATCATGCTGACAGGCTACGCGATCATCGCCGTGCCCACCGGCATCGTGACGGCCGAGCTGGCCCGTGCGCCCCGCGAAGAACTCACCCGCCCCGGCCGTCGCTGCCCCCGCTGCGGCTCCCCCGACCAACGCCCCTCCGCCCGCTACTGCGACCAGTGCGGCGAGGATTTGTGA
- a CDS encoding glycosyltransferase family 4 protein, with product MSLPAAPVRLRVVTSHPIQYQVPVWRALEARGDLDLEVWFASDHGLKETRDAEFGRSIRYDVDLLGGYRSRVFPNYGQSSGNGPLRYVNPGIWRELQRGGYDVAFFHGMHYLTHGVGMRLARNAGASVLLRTETYNLGQPEMGLKRHVRDFCYRALTLPTDRVLALGACNRAFYESIGLPAKRIGWAPYVVDDTLFRQSRAALDGQRDRLRAQWGLPPERPVLMFSGKLIPKKQPLRLLEAFLGSAMRQTWSLLIVGEGEQKAVAEQMAAEAPDAVVRFTGFLNQSRLAEAYEAADALVLPSAYQETWGLVVNEALQFGCAIIVSDRVGSGPDLVAGRTGEVFPYHKTEALRAILDRWAQEPGLVRAYQARAAETIAPYTVARQAEAIAQEALRLTRSASW from the coding sequence ATGTCGCTGCCTGCTGCACCCGTCCGCCTCCGGGTTGTCACGAGTCACCCGATCCAGTATCAGGTGCCGGTCTGGCGGGCGCTGGAAGCCCGGGGAGATCTCGATCTGGAAGTGTGGTTCGCCTCCGACCACGGGCTGAAGGAGACCCGCGACGCCGAATTTGGCCGCAGCATCCGCTACGATGTGGACTTACTGGGCGGCTACCGCTCCCGCGTGTTCCCGAACTACGGCCAGTCGAGCGGCAACGGCCCGCTGCGTTACGTCAACCCGGGCATCTGGCGCGAATTGCAGCGCGGCGGCTACGATGTGGCCTTCTTTCACGGGATGCACTACCTGACGCATGGGGTGGGGATGCGGCTTGCGCGCAACGCCGGGGCGAGCGTGCTCCTGCGGACAGAGACTTACAACCTTGGTCAGCCGGAAATGGGCCTGAAGCGACACGTGCGCGATTTCTGCTACCGGGCGCTGACCTTGCCGACCGACCGCGTGCTGGCGCTTGGCGCTTGTAACCGCGCCTTTTATGAGAGTATTGGGCTACCCGCCAAACGCATCGGCTGGGCACCCTATGTGGTCGACGACACCCTCTTTCGCCAGAGCCGGGCTGCCTTGGACGGTCAGCGCGACCGCCTGCGCGCTCAATGGGGCCTGCCGCCCGAGCGCCCGGTATTGATGTTTTCCGGCAAGCTGATCCCGAAAAAGCAGCCGCTGCGCCTGTTGGAAGCCTTCCTCGGCTCCGCCATGCGGCAAACGTGGTCGTTGCTGATCGTGGGGGAGGGCGAGCAAAAGGCGGTGGCCGAGCAGATGGCCGCCGAGGCCCCCGATGCGGTCGTGCGCTTCACCGGCTTTCTCAACCAAAGCCGCCTGGCCGAGGCCTACGAGGCTGCCGACGCCCTTGTACTGCCCAGCGCCTATCAGGAGACCTGGGGGCTGGTGGTCAACGAAGCGCTGCAGTTTGGCTGCGCGATCATTGTCAGTGACCGAGTGGGCTCAGGCCCGGACCTCGTGGCTGGGCGCACGGGCGAAGTCTTTCCTTACCACAAGACGGAAGCCTTGCGGGCAATCCTCGACCGCTGGGCGCAGGAGCCGGGGCTGGTGCGGGCCTATCAGGCGCGCGCGGCCGAGACCATCGCGCCCTACACCGTTGCCCGTCAGGCCGAGGCTATTGCACAGGAAGCGCTTCGGCTGACCCGGTCGGCAAGTTGGTAA
- a CDS encoding calcium/sodium antiporter has product MLLGIIAMIVGLVLLVWSADRFVGGASDTAKHLGLPPLLIGMLVIGFGTSAPEIIVSVLASIQGAPAIALGNAYGSNIANIAFILATTALISPIAVHSQVIRRELPILVGVTALSLYQIADGTVSRLDAIGLLVVFAGLMGWSIWQSQQTPNDPMAAPPEGDEATEKPKYTLKVAIVWTLIGLLLLIASSRVLVWGAVRVAELLGVSELLIGLTIVAIGTSLPELASSITAAMKKQHDLALGNIVGSNLFNTLMVLGIAGVVSPLPVDPMLFWRDGLLMLGLTLALFIFAGLWGVGRVDRKEGFLLLAAYLAYMGYLVFTNLPTGSAEALPVQ; this is encoded by the coding sequence ATGCTCCTTGGGATAATTGCGATGATCGTCGGCCTCGTGTTGCTCGTGTGGAGCGCCGACCGTTTTGTAGGTGGCGCGTCCGATACGGCCAAGCACCTCGGCCTGCCGCCCCTGCTGATCGGCATGCTCGTGATCGGCTTCGGCACCTCCGCTCCGGAGATCATCGTATCGGTGCTGGCCTCGATCCAGGGCGCGCCAGCCATTGCCCTGGGCAATGCCTACGGCTCCAACATCGCCAACATCGCCTTCATCCTGGCCACCACGGCGCTGATCAGCCCGATTGCCGTCCACTCGCAGGTGATCCGCCGCGAGCTGCCGATCCTGGTGGGCGTCACCGCGCTTTCGCTCTACCAGATTGCCGACGGCACGGTCAGCCGCCTCGATGCGATCGGCCTGCTGGTGGTGTTCGCCGGCCTCATGGGCTGGTCGATCTGGCAATCGCAACAGACTCCCAACGACCCGATGGCTGCGCCGCCGGAGGGCGACGAGGCGACGGAGAAGCCCAAATACACCCTCAAGGTAGCCATTGTGTGGACCTTGATCGGCCTGCTGTTGCTGATCGCCTCCTCCCGCGTGCTGGTGTGGGGCGCCGTGCGCGTCGCCGAGCTGCTGGGCGTTTCGGAGCTGCTGATCGGCCTGACGATTGTCGCCATCGGCACCTCGCTGCCCGAGCTGGCCTCGTCGATCACCGCCGCAATGAAGAAGCAGCACGACCTGGCGCTGGGCAATATAGTGGGCTCCAACCTCTTCAATACGCTGATGGTGCTGGGCATCGCGGGCGTCGTTTCGCCCTTGCCGGTCGACCCGATGCTGTTCTGGCGCGACGGCTTGCTGATGCTGGGGCTGACGCTGGCCCTGTTTATCTTTGCCGGCCTCTGGGGCGTGGGGCGCGTGGACCGCAAGGAGGGCTTTTTGCTGCTCGCCGCCTACCTCGCCTACATGGGCTACCTGGTCTTTACCAACTTGCCGACCGGGTCAGCCGAAGCGCTTCCTGTGCAATAG
- a CDS encoding response regulator, with protein sequence MPKVLVVDDATGVHDMLRTLFATMDLEDAYAHSGAEALKIYEGGDIDVVLSDVRMEQMDGIVLLRRLKKMDPNAVVIMMTALDRKDDILAALKLGAFDFFIKPFLVNEFKESLRRAFDERRRRLAPVLGQAQPPVMKAAGVIETEKLRQLRQKLEESETSLAAREADLLDREAELEEREVEAAAELQRYEAQRKQIEQREAELAALEKDLTSRAQSTPAWAGTGGDDEEAAPAVDPHLVEELQSQLADLRDMLAEREREIQELHQAGGAAAESNDWAAADLLGFGDDEEMDSGPVTDESLLAREAALREREELLAEREAFLEQSENALFDKGQQLQELETELEHRRDQIEYREQNGGGGGGISAEDQAEIMRIKEDIETRARELAEREHRLKERERDIKKAEALIKAREQYLRASESILFNSDD encoded by the coding sequence ATGCCCAAGGTCCTGGTAGTCGATGATGCGACTGGGGTGCACGACATGTTGCGCACCCTTTTTGCGACCATGGACCTGGAGGACGCTTACGCCCACAGCGGCGCCGAAGCGCTCAAGATTTACGAAGGGGGCGACATCGATGTGGTGCTCTCCGACGTGCGTATGGAGCAGATGGATGGCATCGTGCTCTTGCGCCGCCTCAAGAAGATGGACCCGAATGCCGTCGTCATCATGATGACGGCGCTCGACCGCAAGGACGACATCCTCGCGGCGCTCAAGCTCGGCGCCTTCGACTTTTTCATCAAGCCCTTCCTCGTCAACGAGTTCAAGGAAAGCCTGCGTCGGGCCTTCGACGAGCGTCGCCGCCGCTTGGCCCCCGTGCTCGGGCAGGCCCAGCCTCCAGTGATGAAGGCCGCCGGCGTGATCGAGACCGAAAAGCTCCGTCAGCTGCGCCAGAAGCTGGAAGAAAGCGAAACCTCCCTTGCCGCCCGCGAAGCCGACCTGCTCGACCGCGAGGCCGAGCTGGAAGAGCGCGAGGTGGAAGCTGCGGCTGAGCTGCAACGTTATGAAGCCCAGCGCAAGCAGATCGAGCAGCGCGAAGCCGAGCTGGCCGCACTGGAAAAAGACCTGACGTCTCGCGCGCAGTCGACCCCTGCCTGGGCCGGAACCGGCGGAGACGACGAAGAGGCCGCTCCGGCGGTCGACCCGCATCTCGTCGAAGAGCTGCAATCCCAACTGGCCGACCTGCGCGACATGTTGGCCGAGCGCGAACGGGAGATCCAGGAGCTGCACCAGGCCGGTGGCGCCGCCGCCGAGAGTAACGACTGGGCGGCAGCCGACCTGCTCGGCTTTGGCGACGACGAGGAAATGGACAGCGGCCCGGTGACGGACGAATCCCTTTTGGCCCGCGAAGCCGCCCTTCGCGAGCGCGAAGAACTGCTGGCCGAGCGCGAAGCCTTCCTCGAACAGAGCGAAAATGCCCTCTTCGACAAGGGCCAGCAACTCCAGGAGCTGGAGACCGAGCTGGAGCATCGCCGCGATCAGATCGAATACCGCGAGCAAAATGGCGGCGGAGGCGGTGGCATCTCCGCCGAAGATCAGGCCGAGATCATGCGGATCAAGGAAGACATCGAGACTCGCGCCCGCGAACTTGCCGAACGCGAACACCGCCTCAAGGAGCGCGAACGCGACATCAAGAAAGCCGAAGCCCTGATCAAGGCCCGCGAGCAATACCTCCGCGCGAGCGAAAGCATCCTCTTCAACAGCGACGACTGA
- a CDS encoding cation:proton antiporter: MNNVNIWMLLIGLACFGAAWVPYVVQGKPISLSIISLGLGFVAFNLPLGLIPLDPLENNYAVERLSEFLVIIALMGVGLKLDRPLGWRRWMTTWRLLAITMLLCIAAFAGLSWWVLGLAPAAALLIGAVLAPTDPVLAADVQAGPPQEGEETEVRFGLTSESGLNDGLAFPFTHLALAVAAAGSLGATDWGHWLAWDVAYKLTMGTLCGIAFGMGLAWLIFRTHLPGSKTRTGEGIAALAVTLITYAATELLHGYGFLAVFVAALMIRRREREHKYHQALHDFAENLERILMAVLLFLFGGSIAGGLLDSLTWPAVALAFVFVLVVRPLAGWIGLWGSGIPCGQRVIISFFGIRGVGSTFYLSYALEKHAFAEAGFLWSFVGLVIFLSVLIHGVLAGPMTKRFE; this comes from the coding sequence TTGAACAACGTCAACATCTGGATGCTCCTGATCGGGCTGGCCTGCTTCGGCGCGGCCTGGGTCCCCTACGTTGTGCAAGGCAAGCCGATCTCGCTTTCGATCATTTCGCTCGGGTTGGGTTTCGTGGCGTTTAACCTGCCGCTGGGGCTCATCCCGCTCGACCCGCTGGAAAATAACTATGCGGTGGAGCGCCTGAGCGAGTTTCTCGTGATCATCGCGCTGATGGGCGTGGGCCTGAAGCTCGACCGACCGCTGGGTTGGCGACGCTGGATGACAACGTGGCGGCTGCTCGCCATCACGATGTTGCTCTGCATCGCGGCCTTTGCCGGGCTCAGCTGGTGGGTGCTCGGCCTGGCCCCGGCAGCAGCGCTGTTGATCGGGGCCGTGCTGGCACCGACCGACCCGGTGTTGGCGGCAGATGTGCAGGCTGGGCCCCCGCAGGAGGGCGAAGAGACCGAGGTGCGCTTTGGGCTGACTTCCGAATCGGGCCTCAACGATGGGTTGGCTTTTCCGTTTACCCATTTGGCGCTGGCCGTCGCGGCGGCCGGCTCGCTGGGCGCGACGGACTGGGGGCACTGGCTGGCGTGGGACGTCGCCTACAAGCTGACGATGGGCACCCTGTGCGGCATCGCCTTCGGCATGGGGCTGGCGTGGCTGATCTTCCGCACGCACCTGCCGGGAAGCAAGACGCGCACGGGCGAGGGCATCGCAGCGCTGGCCGTGACCCTCATCACCTATGCGGCGACGGAGCTGCTGCATGGCTACGGCTTTCTGGCGGTGTTCGTCGCGGCCCTGATGATCCGGCGGCGCGAGCGTGAGCACAAGTATCACCAGGCGCTGCACGACTTTGCGGAAAACCTGGAGCGCATCCTCATGGCGGTGCTGCTCTTCCTCTTCGGCGGCTCCATCGCGGGCGGCTTGCTGGACTCGCTGACCTGGCCCGCGGTCGCACTTGCCTTTGTCTTTGTGCTGGTGGTACGGCCCTTGGCGGGCTGGATCGGCCTCTGGGGCTCGGGTATACCCTGCGGGCAGCGCGTGATCATCTCGTTTTTCGGCATCCGCGGCGTGGGCTCGACTTTTTACCTCTCCTACGCACTGGAGAAGCACGCCTTTGCGGAGGCCGGCTTCCTCTGGTCGTTCGTGGGGCTGGTGATCTTCCTCTCCGTGCTCATCCACGGCGTGCTGGCCGGGCCGATGACAAAGCGCTTCGAGTAA
- a CDS encoding RimK/LysX family protein produces the protein MRERLIIGWKEIISLPEWGIGGITAKSDTGARSCAIDVSNIQELEDGRISFEVILARGSEARTRPVTAEVVGKTVVRSSNGRSQLRYRVRTQVKIGECLKAADFTLVNRRRMIHRVLLGRHFLAHDFLVDPSQVYVHGGRPTRRSATIRKA, from the coding sequence ATGCGTGAACGGTTGATTATCGGCTGGAAGGAGATCATCAGCCTGCCGGAGTGGGGCATTGGCGGCATTACCGCCAAGTCCGACACCGGGGCGCGGAGCTGCGCCATCGACGTGAGCAACATTCAGGAGCTGGAAGACGGCCGCATCTCCTTCGAGGTGATTCTTGCCCGCGGCTCCGAAGCCCGCACCCGCCCGGTGACGGCGGAGGTGGTGGGCAAGACGGTCGTGCGCTCCAGCAACGGCCGCAGCCAGCTCCGCTACCGCGTGCGCACCCAGGTCAAGATCGGTGAATGCCTCAAGGCGGCCGACTTTACTTTGGTCAACCGCCGCCGCATGATCCACCGCGTGCTCTTGGGCCGCCATTTCCTGGCCCACGACTTTCTGGTTGATCCCTCTCAGGTCTACGTTCATGGAGGCAGACCAACGCGTCGCTCCGCCACAATTCGCAAAGCCTAG
- the rimK gene encoding 30S ribosomal protein S6--L-glutamate ligase produces MSAVSSLNLAILSRNPKAYSTRRLREAALARGHRCRVMDTLKFGIYVEQTKPALTYKGEPIDDYDAIIPRIGASISFYGAAVVRQFEQMGVFSANSAVAISTARDKLRSLQVLSRHDIGIAHSAFVRQKSDVLPAIQRLGGAPVIVKLLEGTQGIGVILAETEKVAEAIIETLQAKELNVLIQKFVSESKGRDIRAFVVGDRVVAAMRRRAVGGEFRSNVHRGGITERVQLTEEYERTAVRAAQIMGLRVAGVDMLEGNEGPVIMEVNSSPGLEGIEKCTGIDIAGEIIDYTAEHARFDDLDVRQRLSFARGYLVAEFTVTENWHLVGKTLAESGLRERDIVVMSINRGGQHYPVPRGSDLLHPGDVLLCYGPKLALREYLPTLERKRSKRSNGEPSAKKES; encoded by the coding sequence ATGTCGGCCGTTTCTTCTCTCAACCTGGCCATCTTGTCGCGTAACCCCAAGGCCTACAGCACCCGTCGCCTGCGCGAAGCCGCTCTGGCGCGCGGGCATCGCTGCCGGGTCATGGATACGCTCAAATTCGGAATTTACGTCGAGCAGACCAAGCCTGCCCTGACTTATAAAGGGGAGCCCATCGACGATTACGATGCGATCATCCCCCGCATCGGCGCCTCGATCAGCTTCTACGGCGCCGCCGTCGTCCGCCAGTTCGAGCAAATGGGCGTCTTCAGCGCCAACTCCGCCGTCGCCATCTCCACCGCGCGCGACAAGCTGCGCTCGCTGCAAGTCCTCAGCCGCCACGACATCGGCATCGCCCACAGCGCCTTCGTGCGCCAGAAGAGCGACGTGCTACCCGCGATCCAACGCCTCGGCGGGGCCCCCGTGATCGTGAAGCTGCTGGAAGGCACGCAAGGCATCGGCGTGATCCTGGCCGAGACCGAAAAGGTAGCCGAGGCGATCATCGAGACGCTCCAGGCCAAGGAGCTGAACGTGCTGATCCAGAAGTTCGTCAGCGAGAGCAAGGGCCGCGACATCCGCGCCTTTGTGGTGGGCGACCGCGTGGTGGCCGCCATGCGTCGGCGCGCCGTGGGCGGCGAATTCCGCAGCAATGTGCACCGCGGCGGCATCACCGAGCGCGTGCAGCTGACCGAGGAATACGAGCGGACGGCCGTCCGCGCCGCTCAGATCATGGGCCTGCGTGTGGCGGGCGTCGACATGCTGGAGGGCAACGAAGGCCCCGTCATCATGGAGGTGAATTCGTCGCCCGGCCTCGAAGGCATCGAGAAATGCACCGGCATCGACATCGCGGGCGAAATTATCGATTACACCGCCGAGCACGCCCGTTTTGACGACCTCGACGTGCGCCAGCGCCTCTCCTTTGCCCGGGGCTACCTCGTGGCGGAGTTTACCGTCACCGAAAACTGGCACCTAGTCGGCAAGACGCTGGCCGAATCGGGCCTGCGCGAGCGCGACATCGTGGTGATGAGCATCAATCGCGGTGGCCAGCACTACCCCGTGCCCCGAGGCAGCGACCTGCTGCACCCGGGCGACGTGCTGCTCTGCTACGGGCCCAAGCTCGCCCTGCGCGAATACTTGCCCACGCTCGAGCGCAAACGCAGCAAGCGGAGCAACGGCGAACCCTCGGCCAAGAAAGAGTCCTAA
- a CDS encoding DUF3372 domain-containing protein, with translation MPDSASTEPQPITGAAARWLQRDAISWPLKSADGLHFKLYAHPTGEILRHESAVLTADGGRDFPLEVITDQTRLGQLHRDYPWTGQQVLLDTCQASDLEALAAGHLVIVALDGNGKVVDATGIQNAGLLDSLYTYDGPLGVIWKSGVPTLRVWAPTAHEVKVRVSARAEDHGSFQLVPLERLSGEGERGVWEIRGRRDWKGCFYRFQATVYDPMAGRVCTHEVIDPYAPSLATDSRFGQIVHLDDAELQPKGWNRLAKPGLPMVDWVIYELHVRDFSINDESVPAHLRGSFAAFTCTESTGMQHLKAHAEAGLTHVHLLPIYDFGSTPEAGPHLREFWPKPDGHGPASEEPQAIVERHRDEDGFNWGYDPVHYFVPEGSYATDPHGAPRVRELREAVQALHGIGLRVVQDVVFNHTFQNGHGDKSVFDKLVPGYYYRRTRQGHAYDHVCCPELATEHRMVEKLMVDAIVHWARVYKIDGFRFDIMGDHTVANLKAVRKALDELSLEEHGVDGPRIHLYGEGWAFGSLLDFRRGEAAFQDNLGGTGIGSFNDRIRDGLGHKKQRGFIDGEFRRINWVRNGLAGNLVNVSLPGVDAGGTYTQQPQENVNYLTAHDNYTLFDELMLRHGRHDSRPEELARIIRRARLGLACLAVGQGVPFFHAGVELLRSKSGDRNSYNSGDWFNRVFWDASHNNWAVGLPPGNDHDNRANWPHWQATMPNEALRPSPEQIAAQRDYFRQLLALRKSSPLFRLRTAEDVQRCLTFLNPGSAENPGLIALSLADLGEERLDPDRAWILLLLNGDDREITFRHAALNEVEQGLHPISHAALEGTDLPADQVMGEGQVRVPPLSLVVLTARQVPKSLGAPGEDLPIYAVDIFVRGSMNDWGNAGLGDRERLRYEGRRVYGLSLDLPAGDHEFKLADADWTDANFGGAGALELGTPFRLSGTGNASNLTLRLSEPGRYRFTLDFRSGLHAPKLTVTKE, from the coding sequence GTGCCCGACTCCGCCTCCACAGAGCCGCAACCCATCACCGGAGCTGCCGCCCGCTGGCTACAGCGCGACGCCATCAGTTGGCCGCTGAAGTCTGCCGATGGCCTCCACTTCAAGCTCTACGCCCACCCCACTGGGGAAATTCTGAGGCATGAGAGCGCGGTCCTGACGGCGGATGGCGGACGCGACTTCCCGCTGGAGGTGATCACCGACCAGACCCGCCTCGGCCAGCTCCACCGCGATTACCCATGGACGGGCCAGCAAGTGTTGCTCGATACCTGCCAGGCCAGTGACCTCGAAGCCTTGGCCGCCGGGCACCTGGTGATCGTGGCGCTCGACGGCAATGGCAAAGTGGTCGACGCGACGGGCATCCAGAACGCCGGCCTGCTCGACTCTTTATACACCTACGACGGGCCGCTGGGCGTGATCTGGAAGAGCGGCGTGCCGACCCTCCGCGTCTGGGCGCCAACTGCCCACGAGGTCAAGGTGCGGGTCTCTGCCCGGGCCGAAGACCACGGCAGCTTTCAACTCGTGCCGCTCGAACGCCTGAGCGGAGAGGGCGAGCGCGGTGTATGGGAGATCCGAGGCCGCCGCGACTGGAAGGGCTGCTTTTACCGTTTTCAAGCCACTGTCTACGACCCGATGGCGGGCCGCGTCTGCACCCACGAGGTGATCGACCCCTACGCGCCGAGCCTCGCAACTGACAGCCGTTTCGGCCAGATCGTGCACCTCGACGATGCGGAGCTGCAGCCCAAGGGCTGGAATCGCCTCGCCAAGCCCGGCCTGCCGATGGTCGACTGGGTGATCTACGAGCTGCACGTGCGCGACTTTTCGATCAACGACGAGAGCGTGCCCGCCCACCTGCGGGGTTCCTTTGCGGCGTTTACCTGCACCGAGAGCACGGGCATGCAGCACCTCAAGGCCCACGCCGAGGCCGGGCTCACCCATGTGCACCTCTTGCCGATCTACGACTTTGGCTCGACGCCAGAGGCCGGGCCGCACTTGCGCGAGTTCTGGCCTAAGCCGGATGGCCATGGCCCGGCATCCGAAGAGCCGCAGGCCATCGTCGAGCGCCACCGCGACGAAGATGGCTTCAACTGGGGCTACGACCCGGTGCACTACTTTGTGCCCGAAGGCAGTTACGCGACCGACCCCCACGGCGCGCCGCGCGTCCGGGAGCTGCGGGAAGCCGTTCAGGCGCTCCACGGCATCGGCCTGCGCGTGGTGCAAGACGTCGTCTTCAACCACACCTTCCAGAACGGCCACGGCGACAAGTCCGTCTTCGACAAGCTGGTGCCCGGCTACTACTACCGTCGCACCCGCCAAGGCCACGCCTACGATCACGTTTGCTGCCCCGAGCTGGCGACCGAGCACCGCATGGTCGAAAAGCTGATGGTCGACGCGATCGTGCACTGGGCTCGCGTCTACAAGATCGACGGCTTCCGCTTCGACATCATGGGCGACCACACGGTCGCGAACCTCAAGGCCGTGCGCAAGGCGCTCGACGAGCTGTCGCTGGAGGAGCACGGCGTCGACGGCCCGCGCATCCACCTCTACGGCGAAGGCTGGGCCTTTGGCTCGCTGCTCGATTTCCGGCGCGGCGAGGCGGCCTTTCAGGATAATCTGGGCGGCACCGGCATCGGCAGCTTTAACGACCGCATCCGCGACGGGTTGGGCCACAAGAAGCAGCGCGGCTTTATCGACGGTGAATTCCGCCGCATCAACTGGGTGCGCAACGGCCTCGCGGGCAACCTCGTCAACGTCTCGCTGCCGGGCGTCGACGCGGGCGGCACCTACACCCAGCAGCCGCAGGAAAACGTCAACTACCTCACCGCGCACGATAACTACACGCTCTTTGACGAGCTGATGCTGCGCCATGGCCGCCACGACAGCCGCCCGGAGGAGCTCGCGCGCATCATCCGCCGCGCACGGTTGGGGCTGGCCTGCCTCGCGGTGGGGCAAGGCGTGCCGTTTTTCCACGCCGGGGTCGAGTTGCTGCGCTCCAAAAGCGGCGACCGCAACAGCTACAACAGCGGCGACTGGTTCAACCGCGTCTTCTGGGACGCCTCGCACAACAACTGGGCCGTGGGCCTGCCGCCGGGCAATGACCACGACAACCGCGCCAACTGGCCGCACTGGCAGGCGACCATGCCCAATGAGGCCCTGCGCCCCAGCCCGGAGCAGATCGCAGCCCAGCGCGACTACTTCCGCCAGTTGCTGGCCCTGCGCAAAAGCAGCCCGCTCTTCCGCCTGCGCACCGCAGAGGATGTGCAGCGTTGCCTCACGTTTCTCAACCCCGGCAGCGCCGAGAATCCCGGCCTGATCGCCCTCAGCCTGGCCGACCTCGGCGAAGAGCGGCTCGACCCAGACCGCGCCTGGATTCTCCTGCTGCTCAACGGCGACGACCGCGAGATCACCTTCCGCCACGCCGCCCTGAACGAAGTCGAGCAGGGGCTGCACCCAATTTCCCACGCCGCGCTGGAGGGCACCGATTTGCCCGCCGATCAGGTGATGGGAGAAGGCCAGGTCCGCGTGCCGCCGCTGAGCCTGGTGGTGTTGACGGCCCGGCAAGTGCCCAAGTCCCTCGGCGCGCCGGGCGAAGACCTGCCGATCTACGCGGTGGATATTTTTGTGCGCGGCTCGATGAACGACTGGGGCAACGCCGGCCTCGGCGACCGCGAACGGCTCCGCTACGAAGGCCGCCGCGTCTATGGCCTATCGCTCGACCTGCCGGCAGGCGATCACGAGTTCAAGCTGGCCGATGCAGACTGGACCGACGCCAACTTCGGCGGCGCAGGCGCGCTGGAGCTGGGCACACCCTTCCGCCTTTCCGGCACCGGCAACGCCAGCAACCTTACCCTGCGTCTCTCCGAGCCCGGCCGCTACCGCTTCACCCTCGATTTCCGCTCCGGCCTGCACGCTCCAAAGCTGACGGTGACGAAGGAGTAG